A region of the Vibrio sp. YMD68 genome:
TAAACAGCATTCCACCGCACTCGCCTCTGGCGACAAAACGTGTGTTGATTGCCACAAAGGTATCGCACACAAACTGCCAGACATGCATGGTGTCGAAGGCTGGCAATAAGGAGCAGAATATGAGTACATTTGAATCTGTGATTTGGCACATTCTAGGCTATAGTGCGATGCCAGTAATCATACTAGGTGGTTTCATTGGTGTGGCCGCGGTAAGCATATGGCTACTGTCGTTAGGTAAAGATAAAGAAGTCTAGCCTCGATTCGACCAACAATAAAAAAGCCACCAGACGGTGGCTTTTTGCTGAATGGCCTAGATCTCTCGGCGACTTTACTTTTAGCCACTTTACTTCCGAGTCACGTTTTTATTGCTGATCCACTTTACTGCTGAGTCACTTTATTACTTGGAAAACTTGTTACCTACAAAACCTGTCACCTGGAAAACCTGTTACCTGGAAAGCTTTAGCTATTTGGGTAACCGTTTGGGTTTGAAGACTGCCAACGCCATGTATCTTGAGTCATTTCCTCTAGTGAACGTTTCGCACTCCACTCTAGATCGTTAATGGCTTTACTTGGATCCGCCCAACACTCGGCGATGTCACCCGCACGTCGTTCAACCACTTTATACGGCACAGGTTTGCCTGATGCTGCTTCAAAAGCAGAAACCATCTCAAGTACACTGTAACCATTACCAGTACCAAGGTTATAAATATGCAGCCCTTGCTTCTCGCCCACCTTATTCAACGCAGCAATATGGCCGTCGGATAAATCCATAACGTGAATATAATCTCGCACGCCAGTACCATCGCTAGTTGGGTAATCATTGCCAAACACCGACAAATACTCTCGACGACCTACCGCAACCTGAGAAACAAAAGGCATCAGGTTATTCGGAATACCTTGTGGATCTTCCCCCAAAAGCCCGGTTGGATGAGAGCCGACAGGGTTAAAATAACGCAGTAAAGTGATACTCCAATCTTCATTCGCTTTTTGAAAATCAGCCAAACACTCTTCAACCATTAATTTACTTCGACCATAAGGGTTCGTCGCACTGGTTGGAAAATCTTCGGTAATAGGCACTGAAGCGGGATCACCGTAAACCGTTGCAGAGGAGCTAAAGACTAGGCTTTTTACATTCGTTTGGCGCATAGCATCCACTAAGACCAAGGTGCCATTCACATTATTGTCGTAATACTCTAATGGCTTCTCGACAGATTCTCCAACGGCTTTTAATCCCGCGAAATGAATCACGCTCTCGATGTTGTGTTCGTTTAAAACCTGAATGAGCAGATCTCTATCACGCACATCGCCTTCCACAAACTTAGGGCGAGTACCCGATACTTTTTCAATACGCTCTAATACGCTGCTCTTACTGTTGTACAGATTATCAAAAATAATCGGTGTCATGCCTGATTCAATCATTTGAATACACGTATGGCTGCCTATGTAGCCCATACCACCAGTTACTAAAACGTTCATGTCACCTACCCTTATGATTTTTCTTGATTATATACAAAGATAACTACGCCTAACAGGAAAAGGACCTTAGCATCTAATCTGTATTACCAATGAGAACATATTTTCCTTTCCCTGAGGATTTCGCTTGATACATCGCCCTGTCCGCCGTCTTTAAAATAGTATCGAGGCTGTGTGTCGAATCGTTGATATGGCAAGCACCCACACTGACACCAATTGTCATCACCTGCCCATTGTAAACAATATTTTCAGACAGGAGATGAATCAGTCGTTCCGAAAACTGTCCAATGCTTGACTTAAGGCAAGGGTTAATCACCACGACAAACTCATCGCCGGATAAACGAGCGACAAGATCTTGAGAACGAACTTGAGACAGCAGTCTCTGTGAAACTTGCCGTAGCACTTCGTCCCCCGCGTCATGTCCGTATGTGTCGTTGACCTGCTTAAAGCCATCAAGATCAAGATAAAGTAACGCAAAGCCTTGTTGGTTATCTCTTACATTGGTAATAACTTCGTCCAGGACACGGTACAGATGGGCTCGGTTAGCAAGGCCAGTTAAAGAGTCATGATGAGCTAAGTATTCTAACCGCTCAAGTTCTTTAATATTTGATAAATCAGTCAGCATGAACACCCAATCATAGATGGAATCTTTGTCACTACTGACTATCCGGTTGACTTTGACAAACATTGGTACTAGGTTGCCGTTGCGATGCTTCTCTGATATCTCGCCTTGCCATTGTCCGTAATTGACGACCGATTCAGTAATGAGCGGCATTAATGAGGCGGCTTGGTGCCAATCCATCACGTCTTCTGGGCGACACTCGACTAACTGATCTTGGGTATAGCCCAACAGCTGTGTTACTGCCGGATTGATCATCGTGATATAACCATCTTGATTGATCACCATCACCCCATCTTGACTATTCTCGACCACACCAGCCGCTAAGCGTTGGCGGCTCAGAACTGACTGGATTTTTGTGACATCTTGAATAGCGAATAAAAATTGCCCTTCTCTAGACAGTTTACGACAAGTGATTTCTAACCTTTGTTCATGGTTAAATATGTCTTTCCTGATCAGTAATACATCATCAAACTCGTTACCACTTAAGATCCTTTTGTGCAGCTGGCTCTGCTTATCTACGTTGATCACATCAAGAAGGTTAGCCCCTGTGAGATAAGCAGGGGTGCATTTGAACACATCATTGCAAGCCGCATTGAAATGGAGAATATTTCCTTTGTCATCAACAACAATTAAACCATGCTGCACCGTTTCAACAACTTCATTCACAAAGGATTTTTCCTGCTCCAACTTATCCAATGTATAAACGACTTGGCGCTCTCTCTCACTGATCCTGTCGAGCATGGTGTTAAATGCACTCACCAGATCGCCAATTTCATCGCTAGACGAAACTTCAATCCGCTCATTTTTACCGTCATGGTTAATATAGGTGCCTATGGCTTGGTTTAGAGCAAATACAGGGGTCAATATGAATTTTTCAATCAAACGGTACAGACCAAAACCGGCAATAACCAGTAGCAATAAAGAAAAATATCCATTCAATAATACGCGATTGTACAACTGCTTGAACGTTGCCTTACTGACCGTTACTCTCAGCCTAGCAATGGTTTTCTCTTTTAACTTGACCGGCGTCAGCACATAAATGAAATCACCGGATGAAGAGAAGCCAGATGATAGGATTTCTTTTTGTTGTTCGACGTTAGGAGTGGGAGTCGATGCTCCTTGCTGTTGATACATACCCAGTAAATCGCCGTTGACACTGTACAACTTAACTTTCAGTACATTCTCATCGGCAGAAAAGACAGACAAGGTTTCGCCAACAACAGCGGGATCATTGAGTAGAAGGGTAGTTTGAAGATTAAGCGCAATACTGCTGGCAACGACATCAATACGCTCTAAAAGCGCATTCTTTTGCATTGTATAAGTCGCAATAAAGCCATAGCCTTGGGCCACGATATAAGTGATGAAGACAAACAATATAATCGGAATCGTCAGCTTATTTCGCAGTGAAAGATACCGCACCATCTCGTCCTCCTTTCATCAATGACATTTAAATAGTTTACTTGACCGTATACCACGCGACTTATATCTCTTTCTTATGCAGACTTTTCTTCTGCTGACTTGTTCTGCACTCTTCTTGTGTATCTCAATATAAAGCAGGACCCGAGCTTCGCAACAGGGAGACCTATGGCTGAAAAGGCAACAAGCAACAAGCAACAAGCAACAAGCAACAAGCAACAAGCAACAAGCAACAAGCAACAAGCAACAAGCAAAAAATAACCTGATTGGTACTTATATCACCGTATTTTATGCCGTTTTACTTATTATTAGTGATAACTAATAGGTAACATACATGACTCAAGATTAAACAACTAGGGCTACAAATGACACAAGTAACGATTACTCTAAATTGTGACATGGGCGAAAGTTTCGGCGAGTGGAAGATGGGCGCCGATGAACAAGTGATGCCTCACATTAATATGGCAAACATCGCTTGCGGATTTCATGCCTCAGATCCCAGTATTATGAGCCATACTATCGAGTTAGCGTTACAGCATCAGGTGTCTATTGGTGCACACCCTAGCTATCCTGATCTGCAAGGATTTGGGCGTCGCTCTATCCCATTCGAGCCTCAACAACTGACCGATTTATTGATCTACCAAATTGGTGCTTTAAAAGCCTTATGCGAGAGTAAGAACACGTCCTTAGATTATGTTAAACCGCATGGGGCTCTTTATAACGACATGCAAACGAACATAACGATCTTTGAAGCCGTTGTTGATGCTGTTTCATGCTTTCATATTCCTCTCATGACGTTAGCCTCGCCACATAATCAACCTAAGCTTGATATCGCAGATCGCTATGATGTGCCTCTGTTATTCGAAGCATTTATTGATAGAACGTATCTTGCCAATGGACTGCTCGCCCCGAGAAACCTAAGTGGCGCGGTTTTATCACACCAAGAAGACATATTGAACCAACTTAAACAGATCTTGAATTACCAGAAAGTGACCACTCTTGATGGTTTTGTTATCCCCATTGACGCTGACACCCTATGTGTCCATGGTGATAATCCAGATTCGATAGAGCTTATTAAAGAAATAGCTCAATTAATTAGCTCTCATTCAAAGTGAAACGTGATGACTCAAACCATACAGGGAGTATAATTTGACGTATTCTTATACCATTACACCCGTTGCAGAATGCTCGATCTTAGTCACGTTTGACGCGGATCCTTCATCCCATTTGTCTCTTTTTATCGGAGCCATTACTCACTCGTTAGCTCAATCCTATTCTGATTGGATAATGAATATCACGCCATCCTACAATACGATTCTCATTGATTACCTCCCTCACCGCATTGAGCTTACTGAGTTTTTAGCCAAGATGAATTCCCATATCATCAGCCAAGAGAATCAACCTACCCATTTTAGTTATGATACGGTGATTCTTCCTGCCTATTACGACCTATCTGTTGGGGCAGATCTGACCGAGTATATAAGCGATGGTCTCTCTTTAGAGAAGATCATTGAGCTGCATACCGAGGTTGATTACACGGTCTCTGCGATTGGTTTTACTCCTGGCTTCGCATTTTTATCTGACGTTCATCCGTTATTACGAAAACCGAGAAAAGCCTCCCCTAGACTGAGCGTACCTAAAGGCAGTATAGCCATTGCTAATAAGCAAACTGCAGTTTACCCCAACGCTTCTCCAGGTGGATGGAACATCATAGGCAATTGCCCCATCAACCTCTGTGAGCCATCTAAAGAGCCGATGACACCTTTCTTGATAGGTCAAACCGTTAGATTTAGACCCATTTCCAAACAAGAGTTTATATCGCTAGGTGGTGTGATCCCCGACGAGGACATGCAATGAAACAACACAATAGTGCTTTGAAAGTGGTTAAACCCGGTCCGTTAACTCTTATTCAAGATTTCGGCCGCTTTGGGTGCAGCCATCTCGGGCTGACTCAGGGCGGGCCTGTGGATGATTATGCTTATAGTTGGGCTAACCATTTATTAGGTAATACGGTGAACAGCCCTGCATTAGAAATAACGCTCGGTCAGGCGGAGTTTGAAATTCTCAATGATTGTACACTCGCCATTACTGGCGCAAACCAGCAAGTCACGCTTGATGGCAATACCGTTACAAATTGGTCAACGTTTAATGCCAACAAAGGGCAACGACTAAAATTCGGGCTCACGAAGAATGGCCTACGAACCTATCTAGCCATTGTCGGTGGTTTTAAGGCTTTAGATCATTTTGGCAGCTGCGCGACGGTCGTGCGAGACGGTGTTGGCGGGCTGAGTCAAGATGGCCAACCCATTGACACCGGTGATGTTTTTCAATGTAAACCGCACCATCAACATAAAAAGCCCATACAACTGACTTTTCGATACACCCCAAACTATGATCTGCCGCTGAAGTTACGGGTAATAGAAAGCTACCAAAGTGACCAGTTCCCAACCGAATCATTACAGAAATTTTATCAGCAACGTTTTACCGTGAGCCAGCATAGTGATCGGATGGGGTATCGACTTTCGGGGGAAAAGGTTACTCCGCCAGAAACAGAACTGCTTAGCGAAGGAATTGCTTTAGGCGCGATTCAAGTCCCGCCAGACGGACAACCGATAATTTTGCTCAATGACCGTCAAACGATTGGAGGTTACCCCAAAATTGGGTGCGTTGCACGAATAGACTTACCAAGACTTGCCCAAGCAAAGCCTGGGCAAGAAATTCAATTTGTTAAAGGCGATTTGTTAGGATTACAAGACGCATGGTGCCAATGGGCTCGGTTCTTTGGTTACTAGCTCTGATGTTACGGTGTCCACTGCGCCAGCGAGTAGTGCCAACTCTTTAGGGTAAGAACGCTCAATAGCCAGCTCTAATGCTTTAGTTTCAACGTCTTGATAACTCAAAGCGAGCGCGGTGGGATGTGTATTCTCAATAGAGCTTTCTTTCGCTAAACAAAGCGACCAATGAGCCACCAGTTTTTTGGCAGCATCTAACGCCGACGACCCTTTGACCACTTCTACACGCGCATAGTTTTGTTCTTCAAACGTCACGTCTGTTGATCGTAAAGTCGCATCGCTTCCAGGGATTTGTTGCGCACCATAAAGTGGTTTCGATAACTTGGTAGCAGAGCCAAACGTTGGAATAAATTGTTCCATATGGCCGATAGCACGTGAGGTCCTTTCCATCGTCGCTTCATTGGACCACCCTTTAGCTAGCTTGCCTTTCAATCTTTCAGGCAAATTAGGCTGAGCAGATTCTGAGGTCGAAGAGACCAAGCCATCCTTGAATAGAGTGATATTTTCGGTCATGCCGTGCAGCTGAAAAACCCCATTGGCATAAGGCGTAAGTTGAGCCATTCCCTTTGCGGTGCCGCGGGGACCATGGAAAATAACCTCTGGCCACTGTTGATTGCAAGCTTCCCAATGAGTCATATAGGCTGCTTTAAACTCGACCATGCGATTTCGTTTATAACTGGCTTGATCATCGACGGTACCTGTTTGGTAGCCACACGCATTGACCAGGTGCTCAGCATACATTTGACGCTCTTGACCGTTAGAATCTTGATAAGTCAGAAGCCACATACCATCAATGAACTGTGTTCGAATTAATGTTGTGTTGGTTTTAACATCACACTTATCCATCTGTTCCAAAATTAAGCTAGCACTCGCCGCCAGCCTAAACACACTCCAACCGTATTCTTGTACTGAGATGACGGGGTATTTCAGTCGATCTAATTCGGCATTTTGTGCAAACGGTATCATCCAGTCATCAAGAGTTAAGGGGTGTTTGGGCTGCTTGCTAAGCGCCAATGTTTGAAGCTCTGCCTGACTGTAGGATTTAAAATATTGTTCAGGATTGCCAAGGACCTGATTACGGCTATCTTTCGCTACAAGCGTTTGGTAGCAACTTTTCACCAACTTTAACCGTTCAATAATATCATTAGGATTCCCATCATCGCTAAGAGGAGTCGCAATGACAGTAGGCCTACGATTGATGGTATGAGGAAAAAGTCTCACGGTGTTGATCGACTGCTCCAAGAGCTCTAAACACTGCTTAGAGGAGATCTCTCTATAAAGGTTACCTCCAGCATGGAGATGACAAATAGGAGGACCATTGACGAGACTCTCGCTTTTCTCAAGCAATGCTAAAGAGACACCAAGTTCAGCCAAATGAATAGCAACAGTTGACCCCGCTACACCGCCTCCAACAATGGCGACTTGAACGTAATTAGAGCGTTCAACCTCATTTTTCATAGTAAACACCAACTATTTAATTCACGCCGTATTTTAGTGGCTTTTAACCACTATTCAACCGCTATTTAACAGACATCATTGAACAAACACACTCATAATAAAAATGAATTATTTGCAAAAAAACACTTGACGCAATAAATGGCTAGCCCTTTTTTTTCGATTATGTGAATAACAATAATCCTTAACATTCCGTCCTAAAAGGGCTGTAACCAAACCACAGTTATCTACAGGCTAAGTTATCCAAAACTTTATCCACCGTTTTTGTGGATAACTGCCAAATACAGAGAATGAATGGTTAATTAATCTCTTTACTCATAGGGGTTAACAGAGTTTTAACCAAACTTCTGACCACCACGAAAAGTGTGCAAAAAGCGACCAGCGGCAAGACTATCCAAAGCATAAAATGCCAAGTTGGCGATAGATCAAAGCCAAACTTTAATATACTGGCCACCAACAACTCTGCGCCTAAACTCGCGACAATACCCGCTACCAATGCCATGAGGCCATATTCTGCCCAAATGGTACGTTTTATAAACTTCTGAGTCGCACCTAAAGTTCGGTACAAACGAAGCTCTTGCTGTCTTTGAGAAAGACTCAATTGCAGTAGCGTGAAAATCAACAATAAGCCCGCCAAACCACCCAGCCCAGCTAGTAAAGTAATCGCCCATACGAACTGTCTGAGTAGCTGCTCAATCTTACTGCCCACTTCCCTAATATCCATGAAGCTGACCGTTGGGTATTCACGAGATAAGCGTTGCATCAGCGAGTCATGCTCTGGTTCAATTCTAAAACTGATCAAGTAGCTCGCCATGTGATCGGCCATAAGATCTGAAGTGAAAATGAAATAGAAATTGGGTTTCATTTCGCGCCATTCTACTTTTCTGATTGAATTGACTTTGGCTTCGATGGTCTGTGCACTGATGGTGAACGTTAACGTATCGCCGATGTTAATACCTAAGTCCTGTGCGACTTCAGATTCCACTGAAACACCTCCGACGTTGCTCCACTCCCCTTCGAGCACTGGGTTGTAGTCGGGAATCGTATCTCCCCAGGTAAAATTCAGCTCTCTTCGAAGTGCATCACTCTTTTCTTCTGCTCCCTCAATTTCTTTGGCATCAATACCATTAATATGGGTCAACCTGCCACGAATAATCGGAAACGCTTGTGAACGCTCAACCTCATGCTGGTCCAATTGCTCTAAATAGCTTTCCCGATCTTGCTCAGATATATTCAATGAAAAGGCATTAGCCGCGTTCGCTGGTAGTGTCTTTTGCCAATCTTGCAATAGATCCGTTCTCACTAACCATAGTGTCGCCATTAGCATCAACGACAGGCCAAGAGCGCTGTATTGAAGCCCAGTCATGACGGGTGTTCTATGTATCCGGTTCAAAGCAAGTTTAAACGTTGCACCTAAGGGCAGTTTCGTCATCAGTTTGGTGATAGCAAGGCTGATAATTGCCAGGGTGACAATAACCCCAACAAGCCCACCGAACAGCATCCATACTAAGGTGTTACTCGCGTAATAACCGAGTAAGGGTAAAACCGGAATCGCGATTAACCCATAATAGCGACGCTTGAAAATGTGTTTACTCGCAGGTTGCATTGCTTGCGCAGCACTAATGTTAAACAAATTCAGCAGTGGCATGCCTAGTGCTGGTACCGCGATAAGCACACACGTCGCGACCGATAACAGATAGGGCGATAAACCGTATGAAGGAAGCTGCTCTGGTAAGATATCCACCAAAGGTAACCGAAGCAGGTATTCTAGGAGCATCCCAGCGCTGAAACCGAGCGCAATGGAAACCAGTAACAAAATACCGATTTGAAGTAATATCCATCGAGTGAGCCAACGCTTTGTGGCCCCCAGGCTTTTCAGCATAGCAATGGTGGTTCTTCGCGACGCCACATAACTTTGACAGGTTAAGACTAACGTTGCTGCTGCCATTAAAATCACAATCGCTACGCTGAGCGAGAGATATTGCGTTGTATTAATGAAGATATCGTTGGTTCGACTGGCTGTATTGGTGTCTTTCCAGCGTTCGCTAGCCGTCAGCGTTACTTGGCTTTTTAACTGCTCAAGTTCAGTTTCATCCCCGTTAATGTAGAGCTGATAACGCACCCGACTTCCGATTTGAATCGCACCGGTTTGAGCGATATCAGAATAGTGAATAAGCACTGTTGGCATTTGTTGAAAGGGATTAAACGACAGCCCTGGCTCTTCTTCTATTGTCCCGCTCACGATAAAATCAGCGTCACCGATAGCCAGTGAATCTCCTATAACAACATCAAGCTGAGTAAGAAGTCGCTTATCAAGCCAAAGTTCGTTTTTATTAACTTGCTGCGACTCCTGAATATCTGAAGCGAGCCTCATTGTTCCACGAAGTGGGTAATTCGACTCTAATGCTTTTACCGTAACAAGCTGCATTTGGGTATCGCTGAACGCCATGGTAGCAAAACGTGTCACGCGGCTTACCTCAATTGGCGCTTTTAATATCGCATCCTCTAATGATTGCGGAAGAGGATTAGAAGATTGAAACACTAAATCTGACGTGAGCGCATCTTTACCCTGTTTAACCACAACCTGTTCAATGCGTTCTGCGAGCGCAGACAGAGCAAAGACACACGCAATGATCAGAGAGAGTGAAAGAGCGATGGGCCAAAGCTGTCCATGACGTATTTCTTTGAGGCTCCAGTTGACAAGCCAAGTGGCTTTAGAAATGCCACGATCGGCTGTAGACACTTTATTCATACTGAATGACCTTGTGAATCGATGTCGTTTCCGCTCGGCACGCTCTGTTTGTTGGAGGCTTCCGCTTTTGAGAGATCCTGTGAACTCTGTTGCAAGCTGTTAGGCATTGGCTGGATAGAGCCAGACTGAACGTAAATGGTTCGATCGCACTGTTGAGCCAAAGAAAGATCGTGTGTCACAAGAATAAGCGTCGTGCCATGTTGCTTATTCATATCAAAAAGCAAATCAATCACTGTTGCCGCTGTTTTCTGATCCAGGTTACCCGTCGGTTCATCTGCAAATAAAATTTTAGGATTGATCATGAATGCCCTTGCCAGCGCGACGCGTTGCTGCTCACCACCTGATAGCTGAGAAGGTAAATGCTCCATGCGACTGGTTAGCCCTACTTGGCCCAACAACATTTCAGCCCTTTTTCTGTCTACTGAGCTTCCATTTAAAAGACAAGGCAATGTGACATTGTCGATCGCTGACAGCGTAGGCACCAATAAAAAGCTTTGAAATACAAAACCGATGTCATTGGCTCTCAATGAGGCTCGTTCGTCATCACTCATTTGACTGATCGATTTCCCAAGCAGCTCAATCGTGCCGCTTGTAGGAGTGTCGAGACCGGCTAAGAGCGTCATCAAGGTAGATTTCCCCGCACCGGATGTGCCGACGATCGCAATGCTTTCCCCTTCTTTGACATCCATATCAATATCGTTAAGGATGGTAAGAGACTCACGGTTATTTGAGATAACCTTTGATACTGACTTTGTACTAATAATGGATGTTTGCATGATTCGGCTATTTTCCTTAATTCTTATTGTTCTCTGTTCTAGCATTGCACACAGTAAAACGCTACTGGTTCTCGGCGACAGCTTAAGCGCTGGATATAACATGCCAGTTGAACAGGCTTGGCCTTCACTATTGGGTAATGCATTGGCTAACCATAATAAAACCATTGAAATCGTTAATGGAAGCGTTTCCGGTGATACTACGGGTAATGGCTTATCACGCCTACCTTTATTGCTGGAAGAGCATAACCCTAACTATGTTCTGATCGAACTTGGTGCTAATGATGGCTTGCGCGGGTTTCCACCCAATCTGATCTCTAATACGTTGACTGAACTCATAAAGATCACAAAAGATTCAGGGGCTCAGCCAATATTAATGCAAATCCGCATTCCACCCAATTATGGGAAGCGCTACAGCGATGCATTTTTTCAAATTTACCCAAACCTAGCTGAGCAAGAAAACATACCATTACTCCCTTTCTTTTTAGAGCAAGTCGTTATCAAACCAGAGTGGATGATGGAAGACGGTCTGCACCCTAAACCGGTTGCTCAGCCATGGATCGCAGAGTTTGTCGCTGAAAAAATATCGGTACATCTTTAATTTTAATGGTTTAGCTCAATTAAAACCTGCTTCAGCTGCGCTATTTTAGTGGCTTGCTGCTAGTAAGAGTCAATTTGTTTTAAAAGGCGCTAAAAATGATTATTAAACCCATTATTCAGGGCATGGTCGCTCGTTCTGCTCATCCACTTGGTTGTGAACAAGCCGTGCTCGATCAAATTGAATTTGTAAAAACAGCTAAGCCCATTCAACAGGGACCGAAACGTGTGCTCATTCTCGGCTCATCTTCGGGATTTGGGCTTGCATCCAGGATAGCCCTTTCATTTGGCGCATCAGAATCCGATACCATTGGTGTCTCATTAGAGCGCGGTCCAACGGCAAAAGGTGGGGCGACAGCAGGCTGGTATAACAACCACTATTTTAAGCACCACGCTGAGCAGGCAGGAAGAGTCGCCATCAACATTGAAGGCGATGCTTTTTCTGCTGAAACTCGCACCAAAGTCATTGAAGCCATTGAAACTTACTTTGAAGGCGAAGTCGATCTTGTCATATACAGTCTAGCAACAGGCGCCAGACCAAATCCCGACACTGGCGAGTTATGGCGCTCTGCGATTAAGCCCATTGGTCGCAGTATTAACAGCTCTCTCATTAGCCTTGAAACAGACGAATGGTCTGACGTGACCTTGCCACCGGCGACGGAGCAAGAAGCAGATGACACCATAAAAGTCATGGGCGGCGAAGATTGGGAAAGCTGGATTGATACCCTAATTAACGCTGAATCCATTGCCCAAGGCTGCAGAACCATCGCCTTTTCCTACGTTGGTCCAGAGATTACGCACCCATTGTATCTTGATGGAACTTTAGGGCGAGCCAAAATCGACTTGCATCAGACCAGTCATTCACTCAATTTGAAACTTGCCAATTTTTCCGGCGGTGCTTATGCGACGGTATGCAAAGCGCTAGTAACCAAAGCCAGTGTGTATATCCCAGGCTTAACACCGTACATGATAGCCTTGTACAAAGTGATGAAAGAGCGCAACCTTCATGAAGGCTGCATTGAACAAATGCAGCGTCTCTTTTGCGACAAACTGTACGGCGAACAACGCATTCCTCTTGATGGCGAACGATTATTGAGAATGGATGATTGGGAGCTGAAGACTCAAGTTCAACACGATGTTTCCCGCATACTGGAAGAAATGACACAAGATAACTTTAAGCAGATTGGA
Encoded here:
- a CDS encoding TIGR02808 family protein, with product MSTFESVIWHILGYSAMPVIILGGFIGVAAVSIWLLSLGKDKEV
- the galE gene encoding UDP-glucose 4-epimerase GalE; this translates as MNVLVTGGMGYIGSHTCIQMIESGMTPIIFDNLYNSKSSVLERIEKVSGTRPKFVEGDVRDRDLLIQVLNEHNIESVIHFAGLKAVGESVEKPLEYYDNNVNGTLVLVDAMRQTNVKSLVFSSSATVYGDPASVPITEDFPTSATNPYGRSKLMVEECLADFQKANEDWSITLLRYFNPVGSHPTGLLGEDPQGIPNNLMPFVSQVAVGRREYLSVFGNDYPTSDGTGVRDYIHVMDLSDGHIAALNKVGEKQGLHIYNLGTGNGYSVLEMVSAFEAASGKPVPYKVVERRAGDIAECWADPSKAINDLEWSAKRSLEEMTQDTWRWQSSNPNGYPNS
- a CDS encoding diguanylate cyclase, which translates into the protein MVRYLSLRNKLTIPIILFVFITYIVAQGYGFIATYTMQKNALLERIDVVASSIALNLQTTLLLNDPAVVGETLSVFSADENVLKVKLYSVNGDLLGMYQQQGASTPTPNVEQQKEILSSGFSSSGDFIYVLTPVKLKEKTIARLRVTVSKATFKQLYNRVLLNGYFSLLLLVIAGFGLYRLIEKFILTPVFALNQAIGTYINHDGKNERIEVSSSDEIGDLVSAFNTMLDRISERERQVVYTLDKLEQEKSFVNEVVETVQHGLIVVDDKGNILHFNAACNDVFKCTPAYLTGANLLDVINVDKQSQLHKRILSGNEFDDVLLIRKDIFNHEQRLEITCRKLSREGQFLFAIQDVTKIQSVLSRQRLAAGVVENSQDGVMVINQDGYITMINPAVTQLLGYTQDQLVECRPEDVMDWHQAASLMPLITESVVNYGQWQGEISEKHRNGNLVPMFVKVNRIVSSDKDSIYDWVFMLTDLSNIKELERLEYLAHHDSLTGLANRAHLYRVLDEVITNVRDNQQGFALLYLDLDGFKQVNDTYGHDAGDEVLRQVSQRLLSQVRSQDLVARLSGDEFVVVINPCLKSSIGQFSERLIHLLSENIVYNGQVMTIGVSVGACHINDSTHSLDTILKTADRAMYQAKSSGKGKYVLIGNTD
- a CDS encoding 5-oxoprolinase subunit PxpA, with translation MTQVTITLNCDMGESFGEWKMGADEQVMPHINMANIACGFHASDPSIMSHTIELALQHQVSIGAHPSYPDLQGFGRRSIPFEPQQLTDLLIYQIGALKALCESKNTSLDYVKPHGALYNDMQTNITIFEAVVDAVSCFHIPLMTLASPHNQPKLDIADRYDVPLLFEAFIDRTYLANGLLAPRNLSGAVLSHQEDILNQLKQILNYQKVTTLDGFVIPIDADTLCVHGDNPDSIELIKEIAQLISSHSK
- a CDS encoding carboxyltransferase domain-containing protein, producing MTYSYTITPVAECSILVTFDADPSSHLSLFIGAITHSLAQSYSDWIMNITPSYNTILIDYLPHRIELTEFLAKMNSHIISQENQPTHFSYDTVILPAYYDLSVGADLTEYISDGLSLEKIIELHTEVDYTVSAIGFTPGFAFLSDVHPLLRKPRKASPRLSVPKGSIAIANKQTAVYPNASPGGWNIIGNCPINLCEPSKEPMTPFLIGQTVRFRPISKQEFISLGGVIPDEDMQ
- a CDS encoding biotin-dependent carboxyltransferase family protein, whose amino-acid sequence is MKQHNSALKVVKPGPLTLIQDFGRFGCSHLGLTQGGPVDDYAYSWANHLLGNTVNSPALEITLGQAEFEILNDCTLAITGANQQVTLDGNTVTNWSTFNANKGQRLKFGLTKNGLRTYLAIVGGFKALDHFGSCATVVRDGVGGLSQDGQPIDTGDVFQCKPHHQHKKPIQLTFRYTPNYDLPLKLRVIESYQSDQFPTESLQKFYQQRFTVSQHSDRMGYRLSGEKVTPPETELLSEGIALGAIQVPPDGQPIILLNDRQTIGGYPKIGCVARIDLPRLAQAKPGQEIQFVKGDLLGLQDAWCQWARFFGY
- a CDS encoding FAD-dependent oxidoreductase, translating into MKNEVERSNYVQVAIVGGGVAGSTVAIHLAELGVSLALLEKSESLVNGPPICHLHAGGNLYREISSKQCLELLEQSINTVRLFPHTINRRPTVIATPLSDDGNPNDIIERLKLVKSCYQTLVAKDSRNQVLGNPEQYFKSYSQAELQTLALSKQPKHPLTLDDWMIPFAQNAELDRLKYPVISVQEYGWSVFRLAASASLILEQMDKCDVKTNTTLIRTQFIDGMWLLTYQDSNGQERQMYAEHLVNACGYQTGTVDDQASYKRNRMVEFKAAYMTHWEACNQQWPEVIFHGPRGTAKGMAQLTPYANGVFQLHGMTENITLFKDGLVSSTSESAQPNLPERLKGKLAKGWSNEATMERTSRAIGHMEQFIPTFGSATKLSKPLYGAQQIPGSDATLRSTDVTFEEQNYARVEVVKGSSALDAAKKLVAHWSLCLAKESSIENTHPTALALSYQDVETKALELAIERSYPKELALLAGAVDTVTSELVTKEPSPLAPCVL